From Anopheles bellator chromosome X unlocalized genomic scaffold, idAnoBellAS_SP24_06.2 X_unloc_5, whole genome shotgun sequence, one genomic window encodes:
- the LOC131214169 gene encoding uncharacterized protein LOC131214169, translating to MQNELQTANSMGAFLQTCKVLWHLDVFRRSFRQLQKHNCSGKDCIFCALKEFFTKLQTSSEPALCPMALRQALTSEPLANRRLPCRSLGDAAECFELLLHRVHKKLSMTDGDTCEAPQCIVHRRFAMRVVEQSICECGSSSEKLPFTQMVHYVSALALTSQNLFSKQHQRSISFGHLLQHAGNMGDIRDCSSGCGAKIAIRRTLLNRPDVVSIGVVWDSDQPQTNQLHAVLKAIGTSLPLCDMFQLVSDERRVQMAHHELVCVVSYFSRCYITFFFHSKLRVWVSFDDTNVEEVGPDWEKVVDKCSRGRYQPILLLYALPQHQFLPAIVTPQQQELQEQKQHFTAHPLHRRALTPSPKKMTITSSVRRAITPNPNGSLPIGDYQNTTITQGKQNSFIEICKPATDKDNTVYTCHRTAHSLLNAQYQNISIVQDKIFSSLDLPKSDIVYQQQRQEQVQELQQMHRVLNSVGRQPSGPSLHHKLRIESGAAIPELVPISTSNRFSINTSYRDCFSMPDHLNKSRRRDSGNWSGDRNSASSSSSTTLDNPYLYLLGKRQIGNVPSNPKRSISQIGEVSGSKCGSNSAVPGKVGCCQFYDAGYDSFSLSSTDSFPSKYQPGCSGFSVPSSVCSSTLGLIGTNAIATLVATPAAKMTESVVLSGDCEKLCLEADQLLNKSRLLEDTHDLQTALVLCNAAATKARTAMDAPYSNPHTMTFARMKHNACVMRARSLQRRNLIDKGSEMIKEQQIEQMHHQRFHQPLQEFHALAGAGRSGLVHRAQKKQDKFLLARGPTSTSSSMSTNGMLSDIPMKNIEIYATLPKKKAQLNLIKTEDPELERADEVKQQLENRSRRSTSRSTDKQDIVKDCKEKRSRSEDRNEFISSAVSSPRTVTLAYIDTGTVSEKNTLRTHIQDKDTKEKEKETKLGKKQHKIRRKLLMGGLIRRKNRSMPDLTDTASTDGGLSRAASSCSTDVPKKSDIISTSNIGEAPHENLSSVHHHSLDFSIPKGYLSAGHFDYYSTGNTNLNLDRGKVIRKSFHGSVRSLPLPKVPPPPPVRLGSALSSEPNQQTANRITTTVTVNNALAHNVSSSIYQQQHQLHEVETPPHQLQQLQLNSVNLRHLECASEPTSAINIGHPETTSSSIKPFHENNVSNISTMSSNTSKSEESCKTIITTCAIVHQEPSHIRPIDHKFTVSSMLADNSRNITNKLVDSITLYHNSHPRHYQQQQQLQSASFDLPPYPSPLSSSCHSRQTSEDFPPPPLAIDIEFINEQPSEIQPIRGAATNAAIGYLHAYTQHNKSQEQSQNYIENTSSVLAQLQTMQLQKQQHQHQSRQLEQHYPDHMHHQQQYQFQQQQQQRNLQQLQQQQQQQSYSDSSISSCEILHETKRNLLKELQWKQLVLKQQQHFRYGTDEKSIQQPQFDVSYPLTHSVNNKVADVRSVRDLASRFEQVKLSFGTEKQQPLNVSSATNGLLFDHQHKLAHQSQLKESSGLTTIPLPSVGVDLLPSPLFPTNWGLTDDSVTDVNCGDELNCPTADANYRLQLSKSCYEIAQSRIQEEIREIELQNQVVQQTVNDVSGGGDNDTIIGCISSKATLGRKKKKSVSFCDQVILVATADENENDDFIPNQILEQVLQTASGNGHCNKTSFSAKNDNQSTESSTSAVQTLSTVIKEDHTISSPLHEQLPNLSTSITSHTIKPDPEMFPSPRCSLPTLYPQPSSLPLTVSSVTSSDPSYYLTSDVNKQTVEMLPRFQMSCDETIGNIDNAYMRQQQAPQYAFVPPNASFFKANLFNAALPKPSAIRKHQLTEQQLNGNDSSNEFLLKERNNDPSMCGTTSPYISMPYNQEPFNANSFNTSYHTSLPCRHQEHLELQHHAKAVKVGFRTASESATAVTTTTSTSTSALNNPSVLLISTRQNRANMVHHQQLSSDCVLKSPTTQSPHIYVSTVQQNNIERRSTNEEIIRQKSPPGITHQNQHRQHTTYKAFGYAKQKQQQQHRSNNSLRCEYGGMYVTPRKIRRPAIVIVTQIISSECWVTQICADCSLIEQAISTPPPLALVLLRSERSQRYTV from the exons ATGGTGCACTATGTCTCAGCATTAGCGCTAACTTCCCAGAACTTATTTTCCAAGCAGCATCAGCGAAGCATCTCATTCGGCCATTTGCTGCAACACGCGGGCAACATGGGTGATATACGGGACTGTTCG AGCGGTTGTGGGGCCAAAATCGCCATCCGGCGTACTCTTCTGAACCGGCCTGACGTTGTGTCAATTGGTGTGGTATGGGACTCGGATCAACCTCAAACGAATCAGTTGCATGCGGTTTTAAAAGCGATCGGTACTTCACTTCCCTTATGCGACATGTTCCAGCTGGTGTCTGATGAGCGACGGGTTCAGATGGCACACCATGagttggtgtgtgttgtgtcaTACTTTAGCAGGTGCTATATCACCTTTTTCTTCCATTCGAAACTACGTGTATGGGTATCCTTTGATGATACGAATGTGGAGGAAGTTGGTCCGGACTGGGAGAAGGTGGTTGATAAATGTTCCCGTGGACGCTATCAACCTATTTTACTGTTATACGCACTACCACAGCATCAATTTCTGCCTGCAATTGTTACTCCTCAACAGCAGGAGTTACAAGAACAAAAGCAACATTTTACAGCA CATCCCCTTCACCGTCGAGCTTTGACACCTAGCCCGAAGAAGATGACGATAACGTCTAGCGTACGACGAGCGATCACTCCCAACCCGAACGGGTCTCTGCCAATTGGCGACTACCAAAATACAACTATAACACAGGGGAAACAAAATTCTTTCATCGAGATCTGCAAACCAGCCACGGATAAAGATAATACAGTTTATACCTGTCACAGGACGGCACACAGCCTGTTGAATGCCCAGTACCAAAACATCTCTATAGTTCAggataaaatattttcttcgttAGACTTGCCAAAATCTGACATTGTTTATCAGCAACAACGGCAGGAGCAGGTACAGGAACTGCAACAGATGCATCGAGTACTGAACAGTGTTGGGAGACAACCATCAGGACCGAGTCTACATCACAAGTTGCGTATCGAGTCGGGTGCAGCAATACCGGAGCTTGTTCCTATTAGCACTTCGAATCGTTTTTCCATCAATACGTCGTATAGAGATTGTTTTTCTATGCCCGATCATCTTAATAAATCACGACGGCGTGACTCGGGTAATTGGAGCGGTGATCGCAATTCggcttcgtcgtcctcctcaACTACATTAGACAACCCGTATTTGTATTTATTGGGTAAGCGTCAAATTGGCAATGTCCCAAGCAACCCTAAACGCAGCATCAGTCAAATAGGAGAAGTCAGCGGATCGAAATGTGGTAGCAATAGTGCAGTACCAGGAAAAGTTGGGTGTTGCCAATTCTATGATGCCGGCTATGattcgttttctctttcttcgacCGACTCCTTTCCTTCAAAATATCAGCCAGGCTGTAGCGGCTTCAGCGTCCCCTCTTCAGTTTGCTCGTCTACGCTCGGGCTAATCGGGACCAACGCTATAGCAACATTGGTGGCCACACCTGCAGCCAAGATGACTGAATCAGTTGTTCTATCTGGCGACTGTGAGAAGCTATGCTTAGAGGCGGACCAGCTTTTGAACAAGTCGAGGTTGCTTGAAGACACCCATGATCTCCAGACTGCATTGGTGCTGTGTAATGCGGCCGCAACTAAAGCACGTACCGCCATGGATGCACCTTACAGCAATCCTCACACAATGACGTTTGCACGCATGAAGCACAATGCATGTGTTATGCGTGCGCGTTCGTTGCAACGTCGTAACTTGATAGACAAAGGCAGTGAAATGATTAAAGAACAGCAAATAGAGCAAATGCACCACCAACGATTTCACCAGCCACTACAGGAGTTCCACGCGCTTGCTGGTGCCGGAAGGTCTGGACTTGTACACCGAGCACAGAAAAAGCAGGACAAATTTTTACTGGCCCGAGGACCGACGTCTACCTCAAGTTCGATGTCTACCAACGGCATGCTTAGTGATATACCCAtgaaaaacatcgaaatatACGCTACACtaccaaaaaagaaagcccaACTGAATCTTATAAAAACCGAGGACCCTGAACTGGAGAGAGCTGATGAAGTAAAGCAGCAGTTAGAAAACCGTAGCCGTCGCTCTACCAGTCGTTCTACAGATAAGCAGGACATAGTTAAGGATTGCAAAGAAAAACGCAGCCGGAGTGAAGATCGAAACGAATTTATATCATCAGCGGTATCTTCTCCAAGGACAGTCACTCTAGCGTATATCGATACGGGTACAGTGAGCGAAAAAAATACCCTGCGAACACACATACAAGATAAAGATacgaaggagaaagagaaagaaacaaaattggGTAAGAAGCAGCACAAGATTCGGAGAAAACTGCTAATGGGTGGTTTGATTCGGCGTAAGAACCGATCAATGCCCGATCTTACTGACACAGCAAGCACCGATGGTGGTTTGTCGAGAGCGGCGTCTTCATGTTCCACCGATGTCCCAAAAAAATCAGATATTATTAGTACTAGCAATATTGGAGAAGCACCGCATGAAAACCTATCCAGTGTACACCACCATTCACTCGACTTCTCTATACCTAAAGGCTACCTATCGGCAGGACACTTTGACTATTATTCTACAGGGAACACTAACCTCAACCTTGATCGCGGTAAAGTGATACGCAAAAGTTTCCATGGCAGCGTCCGCTCGTTGCCTTTACCGAAAGTACCTCCACCGCCCCCTGTGCGACTTGGATCGGCTTTGTCGTCCGAGCCAAATCAACAAACAGCCAATAGAATAACAACGACTGTTACTGTCAACAATGCATTGGCCCACAATGTATCATCATCCATttatcagcagcaacatcagctaCATGAAGTAGAAACCCCACCCCATCAGCTGCAACAGCTGCAGCTAAACAGTGTCAACCTACGTCATCTAGAGTGCGCTTCTGAGCCGACATCAGCTATCAACATTGGTCATCCAGAAACTACAAGCAGTAGCATTAAGCCGTTCCACGAAAACAAcgtttcaaatatttcaactATGAGCTCCAACACCAGTAAGAGTGAAGAATCATGCAAAACGATTATAACCACATGTGCGATAGTGCACCAGGAGCCATCACACATTAGGCCAATAGACCACAAATTTACCGTTTCATCTATGCTGGCTGATAATAGTAGAAATATTACAAACAAATTGGTTGACTCTATCACTCTATACCATAACTCTCACCCCCGTCattatcaacaacaacagcagcttcAGTCAGCTTCTTTTGATTTACCTCCATACCCGAGCCCCTTGTCTAGTTCGTGCCATTCGCGTCAAACAAGCGAAGACTTTCCACCGCCTCCACTTGCTATTGACATCGAATTCATAAATGAACAACCTAGTGAAATTCAGCCCATACGGGGTGCAGCGACAAATGCAGCTAT TGGATATCTTCATGCCTACACACAACATAATAAATCACAGGAACAATCTCAAAATTATATCGAAAATACAAGCAGCGTCCTAGCACAGCTTCAAACTATGCAACTTcaaaaacaacagcaccagcatcagTCGCGTCAGTTGGAGCAGCATTATCCGGATCATatgcatcatcagcagcaataTCAgtttcagcaacaacaacagcaacggaaTCTGCAACAActacaacagcagcaacagcaacaaagtTATTCCGATTCCTCGATCAGTTCCTGTGAAATCCTtcatgaaacgaaacgaaacttgTTGAAGGAATTGCAATGGAAACAGCTGGTGCTtaagcaacaacagcacttCCGCTACGGGACTGATGAAAAATCTATTCAACAACCGCAATTTGATGTAAGTTATCCTTTAACACATTCAGTGAACAACAAAGTGGCAGATGTTCGCAGCGTACGTGATCTAGCCTCGCGATTCGAACAAGTTAAGCTATCATTTGGAACTGAAAAACAGCAACCGTTGAACGTTAGTAGCGCAACAAACGGTTTGTTATTCGATCATCAACATAAATTAGCTCATCAAAGTCAACTGAAAGAGTCGTCAGGACTTACAACGATACCGTTGCCCTCTGTTGGGGTAGATCTGCTCCCCTCGCCATTATTTCCAACGAATTGGGGACTAACAGACGATTCAGTCACGGATGTTAATTGTGGCGATGAGCTCAATTGCCCAACAGCTGATGCAAACTATCGATTACAACTGTCCAAGTCGTGCTACGAAATTGCCCAAAGCCGAATACAAGAGGAGATCCGTGAGATAGAGCTGCAAAATCAAGTCGTTCAGCAGACAGTAAATGATgttagtggtggtggtgataatgATACTATTATAGGTTGCATTTCATCCAAAGCGACGCTGggtagaaaaaagaaaaagagtgTGTCATTCTGTGATCAAGTTATTCTCGTCGCTACTGCTGATGAAAACGAGAATGATGATTTTATTCCAAACCAGATTCTTGAGCAAGTATTACAAACAGCTAGCGGAAATGGACATTGTAATAAAACGTCTTTCTCTGCAAAAAATGACAATCAGTCCACGGAGTCTAGCACGAGCGCAGTTCAAACATTGTCCACTGTCATCAAAGAGGATCACACCATTTCTTCACCACTGCATGAGCAGTTGCCTAATCTGTCAACAAGTATAACCAGTCACACTATCAAGCCCGACCCCGAGATGTTCCCGAGTCCGAGATGTTCTCTACCGACATTATATCCCCAACCATCTTCATTACCGCTGACAGTTTCCTCAGTAACGAGTTCTGATCCGTCCTATTATTTAACCTCAGAtgtcaacaaacaaaccgtcgAAATGCTGCCACGATTTCAAATGTCCTGCGATGAAACCATTGGCAATATCGATAACGCTTATATGCGCCAACAGCAGGCACCACAATATGCTTTTGTTCCACCAAATGCATCGTTTTTTAAAGCGAACTTGTTCAATGCTGCTTTGCCTAAGCCGTCTGCTATTCGAAAGCATCAATTAACTGAACAACAGCTAAATGGAAATGATTCCAGCAATGAGTTTCTTTTAAAAGAACGCAACAATGACCCAAGCATGTGTGGGACGACTTCTCCTTATATTAGCATGCCATATAATCAAGAACCGTTTAACGCAAACAGCTTCAACACCTCGTATCACACGTCCCTACCGTGTCGCCATCAGGAGCATCTAGAATTGCAACATCATGCGAAAGCTGTTAAAGTGGGCTTTCGGACAGCCTCAGAATCAGCGACCGCCGTAACCACAACCACGAGTACAAGTACATCAGCACTAAACAATCCATCTGTTTTACTAATTAGTACACGCCAGAATCGGGCAAACATGGTACATCATCAACAACTTTCGTCTGACTGTGTTCTCAAATCACCAACCACACAATCGCCgcatatttatgtttcgactgtgcaacaaaacaacattgAAAGAAGAAGTACAAATGAagaaatcattcgtcaaaaaaGTCCTCCAGGCATCACTCATCAAAACCAACACCGGCAGCATACTACGTACAAAGCCTTTGGCTACGCGAaacagaagcaacagcagcaacatcggtCCAACAACTCGTTACGATGCGAA TATGGCGGGATGTACGTGACGCCGAGGAAGATACGACGGCCGGCTATAGTGATAGTAACCCAGATCATCTCAAGCGAGTGCTGGGTGACGCAGATTTGTGCCGATTGCAGCTTGATCGAGCAGGCAATTAGTACACCACCACCTCTAGCTTTAGTACTATTGCGCTCAGAGCGGTCGCAGCGGTACACAGTGTAA